The following proteins are co-located in the Hevea brasiliensis isolate MT/VB/25A 57/8 chromosome 11, ASM3005281v1, whole genome shotgun sequence genome:
- the LOC110672739 gene encoding uncharacterized protein LOC110672739, giving the protein MATFLNFLSAIFFLSLIGQGNGQCYPVTDLKVFQTQTGDQVGNKPQWKVTILNDCICTQMSIKLACNGFHSTEEIDPSMLAKADDTACHINNEQPLHGHHTFNFTYAWDAIYPFNPIYSEIACS; this is encoded by the exons ATGGCCACCTTTCTCAATTTTCTCTCTGCAATTTTCTTCCTCAGTCTCATTGGCCAAG GCAATGGCCAATGCTACCCAGTAACTGATCTGAAAGTTTTCCAAACTCAAACAGGAGATCAAGTGGGAAATAAGCCACAATGGAAAGTGACAATCTTGAACGATTGTATATGTACTCAAATGAGTATCAAATTGGCCTGCAATGGGTTTCACAGCACAGAGGAAATTGACCCATCAATGCTGGCCAAAGCAGATGACACTGCTTGTCATATTAACAATGAGCAGCCACTCCATGGACATCACACCTTCAATTTCACCTATGCTTGGGATGCTATCTATCCCTTCAACCCTATCTACTCTGAAATTGCATGttcttaa
- the LOC110672735 gene encoding heparanase-like protein 3 isoform X1, giving the protein MATVKADIETSTKQKTLLYLMGSFFSLLFLISCVWLYLVSKSSVFVPSQSTQGTLFINGTASIGATDHDFICATLDWWPPDKCDYGTCSWGRASLLNLDLTNPILLNAIKAFSPLKIRMGGTLQDKVIYERQGEPCNTFVKNSSEMFGFSQGCLPMSRWDELNTFFKQAGAVVTFGLNALKGRTIASDGSAVGAWDPSDAKSLIRYTVNKGYRIHGWELGNELSGNGVGTRLAADQYPSDINTLQNIVENIHAGFEDKPLVLAPGGFFDANWFTKFIDKTPKSLQVVTQHIYNLGPGVDDHLIDKILDPSYLDGGSQMFSSLQGILKSSGTQAVAWVGEAGGAYNSGHNLVTNAFVFSFWYLDQLGMASSYDTKTYCRQTLIGGNYGLLNTTTFVPNPDYYSALLWHRLMGRNALSTSFSGTKKIRAYAHCSKATQGITLLLINLDGNTTFQVSISTENFAKNGTWTLQEYQSRRAKFARIHRGSKLDEDTREEYHLTAKDNDLHSQTVLLNGKILTVSSSGAIPPLEPIKVGLFNPITVAPLSIVFAQITNMTVPACV; this is encoded by the exons ATGGCAACCGTGAAAGCTGATATAGAGACAAGCACAAAGCAGAAGACACTACTTTATCTAATGGGTTCTTTCTTCAGTCTCTTGTTTTTGATTTCGTGTGTTTGGCTTTACCTGGTGAGTAAAAGCTCAGTCTTTGTGCCTTCACAGAGCACACAAGGTACTCTTTTCATCAATGGAACAGCTTCAATTGGAGCAACTGACCATGATTTTATCTGTGCTACTTTAGACTGGTGGCCGCCTGATAAATGTGACTATGGAACTTGTAGTTGGGGCAGAGCTTCCCTTCTTAATCTG GATCTTACCAACCCAATATTGCTAAATGCCATCAAAG CTTTCTCTCCACTGAAAATTAGGATGGGGGGTACTTTGCAAGATAAAGTCATATATGAGAGACAAGGTGAACCATGCAATACATTTGTCAAGAATAGCTCAGAGATGTTTGGTTTCTCCCAAGGTTGCTTACCTATGTCTCGATGGGATGAATTAAACACTTTTTTCAAACAAGCTGG TGCTGTTGTTACTTTCGGGTTAAATGCACTAAAGGGCAGGACTATAGCTTCTGATGGTTCTGCTGTTGGAGCTTGGGATCCAAGTGATGCAAAATCTCTTATAAGATACACCGTCAACAAGGGCTACAGAATTCATGGCTGGGAGCTTG GAAATGAACTGAGTGGGAATGGAGTTGGAACTAGACTTGCAGCAGATCAATATCCATCAGATATAAACACTCTACAAAACATAGTAGAAAACATTCATGCAGGTTTTGAAGATAAGCCACTAGTCCTAGCACCTGGAGGGTTCTTTGATGCAAATTGGTTTACAAAATTCATAGATAAAACTCCTAAATCTCTTCAAGTAGTCACCCAACACATCTATAACCTCGGTCCAG GTGTTGATGATCATCTCATTGACAAGATATTAGATCCATCCTATCTAGATGGCGGCTCCCAGATGTTTAGCAGCCTTCAAGGAATTTTGAAGAGTTCAGGGACACAGGCAGTTGCTTGGGTTGGAGAGGCAGGAGGTGCTTACAACAGTGGCCATAATCTTGTCACAAACGCGTTTGTGTTCAGTTTCTG GTACCTGGACCAACTAGGAATGGCATCATCTTATGATACAAAAACATACTGTAGACAAACATTGATCGGTGGAAACTATGGCCTCCTCAACACCACCACCTTTGTCCCAAATCCTGATTACTACAG TGCTCTTCTGTGGCACCGTTTGATGGGAAGAAATGCCCTGTCCACAAGTTTCTCTGGGACAAAGAAAATAAGAGCTTATGCTCACTGCTCAAAAGCAACT CAAGGAATCACTTTGCTCTTAATCAACCTAGATGGTAACACTACATTTCAAGTCAGCATTTCAACTGAAAATTTTGCCAAGAATGGCACTTGGACACTGCAAGAATATCAAAGTCGAAGAGCAAAATTTGCTAGAATACATAGAGGTTCTAAACTTGATGAAGATACAAGGGAAGAATATCATTTAACAGCTAAGGATAATGACCTGCACAGCCAAACAGTGCTTTTGAATGGGAAAATACTTACTGTAAGTTCATCTGGAGCCATCCCTCCCTTGGAGCCAATAAAAGTTGGCCTCTTCAACCCAATAACAGTTGCTCCTTTGTCCATCGTATTTGCTCAGATTACTAACATGACAGTTCCTGCCTGTGTATAA
- the LOC110672735 gene encoding heparanase-like protein 3 isoform X2: MGGTLQDKVIYERQGEPCNTFVKNSSEMFGFSQGCLPMSRWDELNTFFKQAGAVVTFGLNALKGRTIASDGSAVGAWDPSDAKSLIRYTVNKGYRIHGWELGNELSGNGVGTRLAADQYPSDINTLQNIVENIHAGFEDKPLVLAPGGFFDANWFTKFIDKTPKSLQVVTQHIYNLGPGVDDHLIDKILDPSYLDGGSQMFSSLQGILKSSGTQAVAWVGEAGGAYNSGHNLVTNAFVFSFWYLDQLGMASSYDTKTYCRQTLIGGNYGLLNTTTFVPNPDYYSALLWHRLMGRNALSTSFSGTKKIRAYAHCSKATQGITLLLINLDGNTTFQVSISTENFAKNGTWTLQEYQSRRAKFARIHRGSKLDEDTREEYHLTAKDNDLHSQTVLLNGKILTVSSSGAIPPLEPIKVGLFNPITVAPLSIVFAQITNMTVPACV, translated from the exons ATGGGGGGTACTTTGCAAGATAAAGTCATATATGAGAGACAAGGTGAACCATGCAATACATTTGTCAAGAATAGCTCAGAGATGTTTGGTTTCTCCCAAGGTTGCTTACCTATGTCTCGATGGGATGAATTAAACACTTTTTTCAAACAAGCTGG TGCTGTTGTTACTTTCGGGTTAAATGCACTAAAGGGCAGGACTATAGCTTCTGATGGTTCTGCTGTTGGAGCTTGGGATCCAAGTGATGCAAAATCTCTTATAAGATACACCGTCAACAAGGGCTACAGAATTCATGGCTGGGAGCTTG GAAATGAACTGAGTGGGAATGGAGTTGGAACTAGACTTGCAGCAGATCAATATCCATCAGATATAAACACTCTACAAAACATAGTAGAAAACATTCATGCAGGTTTTGAAGATAAGCCACTAGTCCTAGCACCTGGAGGGTTCTTTGATGCAAATTGGTTTACAAAATTCATAGATAAAACTCCTAAATCTCTTCAAGTAGTCACCCAACACATCTATAACCTCGGTCCAG GTGTTGATGATCATCTCATTGACAAGATATTAGATCCATCCTATCTAGATGGCGGCTCCCAGATGTTTAGCAGCCTTCAAGGAATTTTGAAGAGTTCAGGGACACAGGCAGTTGCTTGGGTTGGAGAGGCAGGAGGTGCTTACAACAGTGGCCATAATCTTGTCACAAACGCGTTTGTGTTCAGTTTCTG GTACCTGGACCAACTAGGAATGGCATCATCTTATGATACAAAAACATACTGTAGACAAACATTGATCGGTGGAAACTATGGCCTCCTCAACACCACCACCTTTGTCCCAAATCCTGATTACTACAG TGCTCTTCTGTGGCACCGTTTGATGGGAAGAAATGCCCTGTCCACAAGTTTCTCTGGGACAAAGAAAATAAGAGCTTATGCTCACTGCTCAAAAGCAACT CAAGGAATCACTTTGCTCTTAATCAACCTAGATGGTAACACTACATTTCAAGTCAGCATTTCAACTGAAAATTTTGCCAAGAATGGCACTTGGACACTGCAAGAATATCAAAGTCGAAGAGCAAAATTTGCTAGAATACATAGAGGTTCTAAACTTGATGAAGATACAAGGGAAGAATATCATTTAACAGCTAAGGATAATGACCTGCACAGCCAAACAGTGCTTTTGAATGGGAAAATACTTACTGTAAGTTCATCTGGAGCCATCCCTCCCTTGGAGCCAATAAAAGTTGGCCTCTTCAACCCAATAACAGTTGCTCCTTTGTCCATCGTATTTGCTCAGATTACTAACATGACAGTTCCTGCCTGTGTATAA